A single genomic interval of Sphingobacteriales bacterium harbors:
- a CDS encoding cytidine deaminase, producing the protein MAKIYQLTCTLQIHHDWQNFSTEERVLFGATKNTCQHAYAPYSQFKVGAAVLLANGKIYVGNNQENAAYPSGLCAERVAVFQAAALNPNVPITAIAITIQYPEEEEEEMEGSVNTVASPCGACRQVLAEYEQLYAQPIKLYLLGPQQWVGVVNSVNELLPLWFTSDMIKQFADHTVKNT; encoded by the coding sequence ATGGCAAAAATATACCAACTAACTTGTACTTTGCAGATACATCATGATTGGCAAAATTTTTCGACGGAGGAAAGAGTGCTTTTTGGAGCGACCAAAAATACTTGCCAGCATGCCTACGCGCCTTACTCACAATTTAAGGTTGGTGCCGCAGTTTTATTGGCTAACGGCAAAATATATGTAGGCAACAACCAAGAGAATGCCGCCTACCCAAGCGGGTTGTGTGCCGAGCGGGTAGCTGTTTTTCAGGCAGCGGCGCTAAACCCCAATGTGCCAATCACCGCAATTGCCATAACCATTCAATACCCTGAGGAGGAGGAGGAGGAAATGGAGGGAAGCGTTAATACCGTTGCTTCGCCTTGTGGTGCTTGTAGGCAAGTGCTTGCCGAGTACGAGCAGCTTTATGCCCAACCGATAAAGCTTTACTTATTAGGCCCGCAACAATGGGTGGGTGTAGTAAATTCGGTAAACGAATTATTACCTTTGTGGTTTACTTCTGATATGATAAAACAGTTTGCAGACCATACGGTAAAAAACACGTAA
- a CDS encoding class I SAM-dependent methyltransferase codes for MFNQLLAALRYGIRAQTKYYLHSPFVYALAENVIYDPRSYYAFYDIADLRRALLKNSTMLIVTDLGASTNAASKNDVAAASTYMRSIKTIANRAGATEKVGELLFKLANYFEANTCLELGTSLGLGSLYLAKARKKATIHTIEGCAKTAAIARQNFAQMRANNIKSYIGNIDAVLPQLLPQLPQLDLVWADGNHRYAPTLRYFEACLPHAHNDTVFVFDDIHWSKEMEQAWAAIQQHPQVTLTIDLFRLGLVFLRQEQQAKEHFIMWW; via the coding sequence ATGTTTAACCAATTGTTAGCCGCTCTGCGCTACGGTATTCGAGCACAAACCAAGTATTACCTGCACTCGCCATTTGTTTACGCCCTTGCAGAAAATGTTATTTACGACCCTCGCAGCTATTATGCTTTTTACGATATTGCCGACTTACGGCGTGCGCTCTTGAAAAACTCAACCATGCTAATAGTTACTGACTTAGGTGCTTCGACAAATGCCGCAAGCAAAAATGATGTTGCTGCGGCATCAACTTACATGCGTAGCATTAAAACTATAGCAAACCGCGCCGGCGCCACCGAAAAAGTGGGAGAACTGCTGTTTAAATTAGCAAATTATTTTGAAGCGAACACCTGCCTTGAACTGGGAACATCGTTAGGTTTGGGTAGCCTGTACTTGGCTAAAGCCCGCAAAAAGGCCACTATCCATACCATTGAGGGGTGTGCCAAAACGGCAGCAATAGCCCGGCAAAACTTTGCTCAAATGCGGGCAAACAATATAAAAAGCTATATTGGCAATATTGATGCGGTGTTGCCACAACTATTGCCACAACTACCACAACTTGACCTTGTTTGGGCTGATGGCAACCACCGCTATGCGCCTACGTTGCGCTATTTTGAAGCTTGTTTGCCCCATGCCCACAACGATACAGTGTTTGTTTTTGACGATATTCATTGGTCAAAAGAGATGGAGCAAGCATGGGCGGCCATACAACAACATCCACAGGTTACTTTAACCATTGATTTGTTTAGGTTGGGCTTGGTTTTTTTACGCCAAGAGCAACAAGCAAAAGAGCATTTTATAATGTGGTGGTAG
- a CDS encoding tetratricopeptide repeat protein — translation MSATTNTNSKKSLPAEPQNNHSSNSTTANFWKTNKLAALILFVLAIALYAYTASSGFEYALDDQLYITKNDFTKKGLKGIPDILTKESFVGFWGEQKDLLEGARYRPMVITTFALEYQFLGENPRFSHAVNVLLYALLGLLLFRLLSLMWQTSHFSDSLNNKWYLAVPFVATALFIAHPVHTEVAANIKGRMEILELLGCLGAMWFAFKYAAKTNSGNSTTFNIRMITGLALCYFGALMTKESAIAFLAIVPISLWVFRPQTKLNKQIIIVAGTMFGAFAVFMLVRFMAIGFFWNSGGQKITELLNNPFAEATKSQEYATIFYTLWIYLKLLIAPLTLTHDYYPKQIPILNWSDYRAFLPLLFYLVLSGLAVWGLLRRKIWAWCWAFYGLSLIIVSNLLFPVGTFLNERFLFIPSIGFCVLVAWILVQKLPKWQPKIAHTAPVLLLGLLLATYSLRTWARLPAWRSNETLFLTDVENSPNSSKVNTAAGGVLLEKAAKITNNKDDQKIMRQRAVAYLEKALKIYPDNHNAQLLLGNAYLEMGEFQKAFPPYLQLLERNPNHELVNSNLVTVAEQITEVHAIADLAEFIEQKVLPLNNGRYQPYHALGILYGKKMNKLEKAAEFLAKAVELPNASAAAWQDYMTAYGMMGNFEKALEIGLKAEQKYPQYEPILRNIAISYANLKQMDKANAYFKRADMALNKK, via the coding sequence ATGAGCGCAACTACAAACACTAATAGTAAAAAATCATTGCCCGCTGAGCCGCAAAACAATCATAGCAGCAATAGCACTACGGCTAATTTTTGGAAAACAAACAAACTTGCCGCCTTAATTTTATTTGTGCTGGCAATAGCACTGTATGCCTATACTGCCTCGAGCGGTTTTGAATACGCCTTAGACGACCAACTGTATATAACCAAAAATGATTTTACTAAAAAAGGCTTAAAAGGCATACCCGATATTTTAACAAAAGAAAGTTTTGTAGGCTTTTGGGGCGAACAAAAAGACTTGTTAGAGGGCGCCCGGTACAGACCAATGGTAATAACAACTTTTGCCCTTGAATATCAGTTTTTAGGCGAAAATCCCCGCTTTTCGCACGCAGTTAACGTGTTGTTATATGCACTTTTGGGCTTGTTGTTGTTTAGGCTGCTAAGTTTAATGTGGCAAACAAGCCATTTTAGCGACTCATTAAATAACAAGTGGTATTTAGCAGTTCCGTTTGTAGCAACAGCCCTATTTATAGCCCACCCTGTTCATACTGAGGTGGCAGCCAATATTAAAGGACGCATGGAAATTTTAGAACTATTGGGATGCTTAGGAGCTATGTGGTTTGCCTTTAAATATGCCGCAAAAACAAATAGTGGTAATAGTACAACGTTTAACATCCGGATGATTACAGGCCTTGCCCTTTGCTATTTTGGTGCTTTAATGACAAAAGAAAGTGCTATTGCATTTTTAGCTATTGTTCCAATAAGTTTATGGGTGTTTCGGCCCCAAACCAAACTAAACAAACAAATTATTATAGTAGCAGGTACCATGTTTGGCGCATTTGCTGTTTTTATGCTGGTGCGTTTTATGGCTATTGGCTTTTTTTGGAACTCGGGCGGGCAAAAAATAACCGAACTGCTAAACAACCCGTTTGCCGAAGCCACTAAATCGCAAGAGTATGCCACCATTTTTTATACCCTTTGGATTTACCTGAAACTTTTAATTGCCCCCCTAACTTTAACGCACGATTATTACCCAAAACAAATACCCATTCTCAATTGGAGCGATTATAGGGCATTTTTGCCTTTGCTATTCTACCTTGTATTATCCGGATTGGCTGTTTGGGGGCTATTGCGCCGGAAAATTTGGGCTTGGTGTTGGGCATTTTACGGCTTATCCTTAATTATTGTATCGAACCTGCTTTTTCCGGTAGGAACATTTTTAAACGAACGTTTTTTATTTATCCCATCTATTGGTTTTTGCGTGTTAGTAGCATGGATTTTGGTGCAAAAACTACCCAAGTGGCAACCCAAAATAGCCCATACCGCACCCGTTTTATTGCTGGGTTTATTATTGGCAACATATAGCTTGCGTACCTGGGCACGCCTACCCGCATGGCGCAGCAACGAAACCCTGTTTTTAACCGATGTTGAAAACTCGCCTAACAGCAGCAAAGTAAACACAGCAGCAGGAGGCGTTTTGTTAGAAAAAGCTGCTAAAATTACCAATAATAAAGACGACCAAAAAATAATGCGCCAACGCGCCGTTGCCTATTTAGAAAAAGCCCTGAAAATTTATCCGGATAACCACAACGCCCAACTTTTATTAGGAAATGCTTATTTAGAAATGGGCGAGTTTCAAAAAGCTTTCCCGCCGTATTTACAACTCTTAGAGCGAAATCCTAACCACGAGTTGGTAAACAGTAATTTGGTAACAGTAGCCGAGCAAATTACCGAAGTACACGCTATTGCCGACCTTGCCGAGTTTATAGAGCAAAAAGTGTTACCCCTAAACAATGGCCGCTACCAGCCCTACCACGCCTTGGGTATTTTGTACGGCAAAAAAATGAATAAACTTGAAAAAGCCGCCGAGTTTTTAGCTAAAGCCGTTGAACTGCCCAACGCAAGTGCCGCCGCCTGGCAAGACTATATGACCGCCTACGGCATGATGGGTAATTTTGAAAAAGCCCTTGAAATTGGTCTCAAAGCCGAGCAAAAATACCCTCAATACGAGCCTATTTTGCGCAATATTGCCATTAGCTACGCTAACCTTAAACAAATGGATAAAGCAAACGCCTATTTTAAACGAGCCGATATGGCTTTGAATAAAAAATAA
- the nhaD gene encoding sodium:proton antiporter NhaD, translating into MELLIVLVFVVGYIAITLEHNIHINKAATALLIGVITWSIYAVFVGSHHEVSDYAQHPNGSVLASVTHQLEYHLPEILNILLFLLGAMTIVELIDMHNGFYVITARIKTRNKIKLLWIIGIITFFLSAVLDNLTTAIVMVSLLRKLIRHREDRLVFAGLVIIAANAGGAWSPIGDVTTTMLWISERISTVNIILELFLPSLICMVVPLIWFSFKYKGEFDGITHQEDTQTTPLERNLMFFAGIGSLIFVPVFKTITHLPPFMGILLGVSIVWILNEFLHHKKSNEEKTQYSILKALSRIDTPSILFFFGILAAVACLSSIGSLGKLARGLDASVGNLDIIVVMMGVLSAIIDNVPLVAAAIQMYPVEQYPIDHKLWEFVAYCAGTGGSMLIIGSAAGVAVMGIERVTFFWYVRNISFAATLGYFAGALVYMLEFWLFAH; encoded by the coding sequence ATGGAATTGCTAATTGTACTTGTGTTTGTTGTTGGTTATATTGCAATAACGCTTGAACACAATATACATATAAATAAAGCGGCTACAGCCTTATTAATCGGTGTAATAACATGGAGTATTTACGCCGTATTTGTAGGAAGCCACCACGAGGTTTCGGACTATGCACAGCACCCAAACGGCAGTGTTTTGGCTAGTGTAACACACCAGTTGGAATACCATCTTCCGGAAATTTTAAATATTTTACTATTTTTACTAGGGGCAATGACCATTGTGGAGCTAATTGACATGCACAATGGTTTTTATGTGATAACCGCACGCATTAAAACGCGCAACAAAATAAAACTGCTATGGATTATTGGTATTATTACTTTTTTTCTGTCGGCGGTTTTAGATAATTTAACCACTGCTATTGTTATGGTTTCGTTGCTGCGCAAACTAATACGGCATAGAGAAGACCGCTTAGTGTTTGCCGGCTTGGTTATTATTGCCGCAAATGCTGGCGGTGCGTGGTCGCCTATTGGAGACGTAACAACTACAATGCTTTGGATTAGCGAACGTATTTCGACCGTTAATATTATTTTAGAGCTGTTTTTGCCTAGTTTAATTTGTATGGTAGTACCTTTAATATGGTTTAGCTTTAAATATAAAGGCGAATTTGACGGAATTACCCACCAAGAGGACACCCAAACCACCCCGCTTGAACGCAATTTAATGTTTTTTGCCGGAATTGGCAGTTTAATTTTTGTACCCGTTTTTAAAACTATTACCCATTTGCCGCCATTTATGGGCATTTTGCTGGGTGTTTCGATAGTGTGGATATTAAACGAATTTTTACACCACAAGAAATCTAACGAAGAAAAAACACAATACAGTATTTTAAAAGCATTGTCGCGCATTGATACGCCAAGCATTTTGTTTTTCTTTGGTATTTTGGCCGCCGTTGCTTGTTTGTCATCTATAGGCTCGTTGGGCAAATTAGCGCGGGGGTTAGATGCCAGTGTAGGCAATTTAGATATTATTGTAGTTATGATGGGTGTTTTATCGGCAATTATTGACAACGTGCCCTTAGTGGCTGCCGCCATACAAATGTACCCGGTTGAGCAATATCCAATAGACCATAAACTGTGGGAGTTTGTAGCGTATTGCGCCGGCACAGGTGGCAGTATGCTTATTATTGGCTCGGCGGCTGGTGTGGCGGTAATGGGTATTGAGCGCGTAACTTTTTTTTGGTACGTGCGCAATATTTCGTTCGCTGCCACCTTAGGCTATTTTGCCGGTGCCTTGGTTTATATGCTCGAGTTTTGGTTGTTTGCACACTAA
- a CDS encoding phosphoglucomutase/phosphomannomutase family protein, with product MGVSTQIKFGTDGWRAIIADTFTNANVAKVATAVAKWLNQNHSNPSVTIGYDCRFGGQMFAEVCAKIIAEKQIKVYLSPNFVSTPMISLATLHLGAQCGIMLTASHNPPSYNGFKLKAHFGGPATPQQIAAVEACLPNDTANNDADDAILIPTDLEPYLQSGLIQYYNFDALYLQAVQKGFNLNAINQANLQLAACAMFGAGQQIMRQLFPNALLHQCTYNPSFEGINPEPIAKNLSSFSQAIRQHTHPIDLGFATDGDADRLGLMDGEGNYIDAHHLILLLIHYLFHYKQQTGKVVVAFSVTEKVKKLCHAYNLPYQITPVGFKYIAQIMTTENVLVGGEESGGVAVKGHIPERDGVWMALLIIEMMAETKKTLQQLINEVYAIVGAFAYNRSDLHLTQNQKERILQQCQTAGFSNFGPYKVQKTETIDGYKYHLSDTMWTMIRASGTEPLLRIYAEAPTANEVEILLSTVQQQLLAI from the coding sequence ATAGGAGTGAGTACCCAAATTAAGTTTGGCACCGATGGATGGCGTGCCATTATTGCCGACACCTTTACCAATGCCAACGTTGCAAAAGTAGCTACCGCCGTAGCAAAATGGCTTAACCAAAACCACAGCAACCCGTCTGTAACCATTGGCTACGACTGCCGTTTTGGTGGTCAAATGTTTGCCGAGGTTTGTGCTAAAATAATAGCCGAAAAACAAATTAAAGTCTATTTGTCGCCCAATTTTGTATCAACGCCAATGATTTCGTTGGCCACTTTACACTTAGGCGCGCAATGTGGCATTATGCTAACTGCCAGCCATAACCCACCAAGCTATAATGGCTTTAAGCTAAAAGCCCATTTTGGCGGCCCGGCAACGCCCCAGCAAATTGCCGCCGTTGAAGCCTGCTTGCCTAATGATACTGCAAATAATGATGCAGATGATGCCATTTTAATTCCTACAGACCTTGAGCCCTATCTACAAAGCGGCCTAATACAGTATTATAATTTTGATGCCTTATACCTGCAAGCCGTTCAAAAAGGATTTAATTTAAATGCTATAAACCAAGCCAATTTACAATTAGCCGCCTGCGCTATGTTTGGAGCGGGGCAACAAATTATGCGGCAACTTTTTCCCAATGCGCTCTTGCACCAATGCACCTACAACCCCTCGTTCGAGGGCATAAATCCCGAGCCTATTGCTAAAAACCTAAGTTCGTTTTCCCAAGCTATACGCCAACACACTCACCCAATTGACCTTGGCTTTGCTACCGATGGCGATGCCGACCGCTTAGGCTTAATGGACGGAGAAGGCAACTATATAGATGCACATCATCTAATACTACTGTTAATCCATTACCTATTCCATTACAAACAACAAACTGGCAAAGTGGTAGTAGCGTTTTCGGTAACCGAAAAAGTGAAAAAACTATGCCATGCTTATAATTTGCCCTATCAAATTACACCCGTTGGCTTTAAATATATAGCTCAAATAATGACTACCGAAAATGTATTGGTTGGCGGCGAAGAATCGGGCGGGGTAGCCGTAAAAGGCCATATTCCCGAACGAGACGGCGTTTGGATGGCTTTGCTTATTATTGAAATGATGGCAGAGACAAAAAAAACGCTTCAACAGTTAATAAACGAAGTTTACGCTATTGTGGGGGCGTTTGCCTATAACCGCAGCGATTTACACCTTACCCAAAATCAAAAAGAGCGCATTTTGCAACAATGTCAAACTGCCGGATTTAGTAATTTTGGCCCCTACAAAGTGCAGAAAACTGAAACTATTGATGGCTATAAATATCACCTTAGCGATACAATGTGGACAATGATTAGGGCCTCGGGCACCGAGCCACTATTGCGTATTTATGCCGAAGCGCCTACCGCCAACGAGGTCGAAATTTTATTATCGACAGTACAGCAACAACTTTTGGCAATTTAA
- a CDS encoding heavy-metal-associated domain-containing protein, with protein MKITTQTLTINGMGCSNCAKSIETAVAGIVGVQSVAVSFEEKQAAVTFSGENAILQTIIQTITQLGFEVVATTEVN; from the coding sequence ATGAAAATAACAACCCAAACCTTAACCATAAATGGAATGGGCTGCTCAAATTGCGCTAAAAGCATTGAAACCGCAGTTGCCGGCATCGTTGGTGTACAAAGTGTGGCGGTAAGTTTTGAAGAAAAACAAGCTGCCGTTACCTTTTCGGGCGAAAACGCCATATTGCAAACTATTATACAAACCATTACCCAGCTTGGATTTGAAGTTGTGGCTACTACGGAGGTAAATTAG
- the dprA gene encoding DNA-protecting protein DprA has translation MSLNFLYLAALTQLPNIGNVTARTLISYCGSAEAVFKTKKATLQKAPGIGPKIADDIVNLGKSALQRAETELNLAQKNGVTCLGFTEPDYPARLKNCYDAPILLYFSGKTPAALHQPRAISIVGTRLASAYGKAVCEALVAALAPYNPLIVSGLALGIDAAAHKSALQHQLNTIGVLGHGLDEVYPREHKTLAQKIQQQGGLLTEFMTKTLPDKTNFPRRNRIIAGLTEATLLIETANKGGSIITAQLARSYHREVMAVPGRVGDVYSSGCNMLIKANIASLIENAKDVVAILNWPENPNAPTQPTKQALLFDLMPNEQTVMVALRNENPQHIDKLVQTTQMPLQTLSGILLNLELNGLIRTLPGSRYEPV, from the coding sequence ATGTCTCTCAATTTTTTATACTTAGCCGCCCTTACTCAACTGCCTAATATTGGCAACGTAACCGCTCGCACCCTAATAAGCTACTGCGGCAGTGCCGAGGCGGTATTTAAAACCAAAAAAGCCACCTTACAAAAAGCCCCGGGCATTGGACCTAAAATTGCCGATGATATTGTAAACCTTGGAAAATCTGCCCTGCAACGCGCTGAAACAGAACTGAATTTGGCTCAAAAAAATGGGGTTACTTGCTTAGGTTTTACCGAACCCGACTATCCGGCAAGGCTTAAAAATTGTTACGATGCGCCAATACTCCTGTATTTTTCCGGAAAAACACCTGCGGCACTGCATCAGCCCCGGGCTATTAGTATTGTAGGCACACGCCTTGCCTCGGCTTATGGCAAAGCCGTTTGCGAAGCCTTAGTAGCAGCATTAGCCCCCTACAACCCGCTAATAGTAAGCGGTTTGGCCTTGGGAATTGATGCCGCCGCTCACAAGTCGGCCCTGCAACACCAGCTAAATACGATAGGCGTACTTGGGCATGGTTTAGATGAAGTTTACCCGCGCGAACACAAAACATTAGCTCAAAAAATACAACAGCAAGGAGGGCTGCTTACCGAGTTTATGACCAAAACTCTGCCCGATAAAACCAATTTCCCGCGCCGCAACCGCATTATTGCCGGCCTTACCGAAGCCACCCTGCTAATTGAAACAGCAAACAAAGGCGGCAGCATAATTACGGCACAATTAGCCCGCTCGTACCACCGCGAAGTAATGGCGGTGCCCGGCCGCGTGGGCGACGTGTACTCGAGTGGCTGCAACATGCTTATTAAAGCCAATATTGCCTCGTTAATTGAAAATGCCAAAGACGTGGTGGCAATACTTAACTGGCCTGAAAACCCCAATGCACCAACACAACCCACAAAACAAGCCCTGTTGTTCGATTTAATGCCAAACGAACAAACAGTAATGGTTGCCTTGCGCAACGAAAATCCCCAACATATTGACAAACTTGTGCAAACAACACAAATGCCACTGCAAACACTTAGCGGTATATTACTTAATTTAGAATTAAACGGACTTATAAGAACGCTCCCTGGAAGTCGCTATGAGCCAGTTTGA
- a CDS encoding DUF2279 domain-containing protein gives MAAPKQAELLVFIRINKWKGRLFIGKLLLFLFLSGCFFSKSAILAQTNAIIATSNYKTKKLTLLQPAPKPNKTRLWFVAGGSTATYTASMVMLNKTWYSQYPRTQFHWFKDWDGWMQIDKAGHAWTAYFEAEYLTNLYQWAGLSLPKAALLGGGTALVYQNGIELLDGTSVGWGASPGDIAANALGAAAHTIQALTWRQQRIRIKFFSHKLNYGHYGPAVQARALSLYGQSLPERVLKDYNGQTYWVSANLKSFAPRAKWLPKWLNLAAGYGVEGLLGAQKNSWETPQGQTINAPHIVRVRQFYLSPDIDLSRIKTRWRGVNIALNMLNIIKIPAPAISLNSKGKWQFYGLYW, from the coding sequence ATGGCCGCCCCAAAACAAGCTGAACTTCTCGTTTTTATCCGGATAAACAAGTGGAAAGGCAGGCTTTTTATTGGCAAACTGCTATTGTTTTTATTTCTTTCCGGATGTTTTTTTAGCAAGTCCGCTATCCTAGCTCAAACAAATGCCATTATCGCTACTTCTAATTATAAAACAAAAAAACTAACCCTACTACAGCCAGCACCAAAACCCAATAAAACCCGACTATGGTTTGTGGCAGGCGGCAGTACTGCTACTTACACTGCCAGCATGGTAATGCTTAACAAAACATGGTACTCGCAATACCCGCGCACACAATTTCATTGGTTTAAAGATTGGGATGGCTGGATGCAAATTGACAAGGCCGGCCACGCTTGGACAGCCTATTTTGAAGCCGAATACTTAACTAATTTGTACCAATGGGCCGGACTGTCCTTGCCCAAAGCAGCTTTGTTAGGTGGCGGCACCGCCCTTGTTTATCAAAATGGCATCGAATTGCTCGATGGCACCTCGGTTGGGTGGGGGGCATCTCCGGGAGATATTGCGGCTAATGCTTTGGGCGCAGCTGCCCACACTATTCAAGCATTGACATGGCGGCAACAGCGCATCCGGATAAAGTTTTTTTCGCACAAACTTAATTATGGCCATTACGGCCCAGCTGTGCAAGCAAGGGCTTTAAGTTTGTATGGCCAATCGTTGCCCGAGCGTGTTTTAAAAGATTATAACGGCCAAACCTATTGGGTGTCGGCAAATCTTAAAAGTTTTGCCCCCCGCGCAAAATGGCTTCCAAAATGGCTAAATTTAGCCGCCGGCTACGGCGTTGAAGGGCTGTTGGGCGCACAAAAAAACAGTTGGGAAACACCACAAGGACAAACCATTAACGCCCCACATATTGTTAGGGTACGGCAATTTTACCTCTCGCCTGATATTGATTTGAGCCGTATTAAAACTCGGTGGCGAGGTGTAAATATAGCTTTAAATATGTTGAATATTATTAAAATACCAGCCCCGGCTATTTCGTTAAACAGCAAAGGGAAATGGCAATTTTACGGATTGTATTGGTAA